From Desulfovibrio desulfuricans, a single genomic window includes:
- the glpK gene encoding glycerol kinase GlpK encodes MAHKYILSLDQGTTSSRAILFDRDANIVQVAQREFTQIFPQPGWVEHNPNEIFDTQSHVAKECLKHANVQSNELAAVGITNQRETTVVWDKATGAPVYNAIVWQDRRTAGFCDQLRAAGKAEVIRQKTGLVLDAYFSGTKVRWILDNVPGARARAEAGELLFGTIDTWLIWNFSKRGAHVTDPSNASRTLLFNIHTGQWDDELLEIIGVPRAMLPEVAPSSSVMAQTHPEFFGQAVPIAGVAGDQQAATYGNACMTEGMAKNTYGTGCFLLLNTGTKARESKNNMLTTVAWETPKGRYYALEGSVFVGGAVVQWLRDGLGFIRDSSEMESLAITVPDNGGVYLVPAFVGMGAPYWDQYARGTMVGITRGTNRGHIARAAIESIALQTLDIMEAMQKDAGVPLTTLRVDGGASRNNMLMQCQANLTGVVVERPMVTETTALGAAYLAGLAVGFWESEEQLCAQWKLDRRFEPNMPEDRRQELLHQWHRAVERARSWIEE; translated from the coding sequence ATGGCTCATAAATACATTCTGTCTCTTGACCAGGGCACTACCAGCTCGCGCGCCATTCTTTTTGACCGCGACGCCAATATTGTTCAGGTTGCGCAGCGGGAATTCACCCAAATATTCCCCCAGCCCGGCTGGGTTGAGCATAACCCCAATGAAATCTTTGACACGCAGTCGCATGTTGCCAAGGAATGCCTGAAACACGCCAACGTGCAGAGCAACGAACTGGCCGCAGTTGGCATCACCAACCAGCGCGAAACCACAGTTGTGTGGGACAAGGCCACCGGCGCACCCGTATACAATGCCATTGTGTGGCAAGACCGCCGCACGGCCGGCTTTTGCGACCAGTTGCGCGCTGCGGGCAAGGCTGAGGTTATTCGTCAGAAAACCGGCCTTGTGCTTGATGCCTATTTTTCCGGCACCAAGGTGCGCTGGATACTCGACAACGTGCCCGGCGCGCGCGCCAGGGCCGAAGCGGGCGAACTGCTTTTCGGCACCATTGATACCTGGCTTATCTGGAACTTCAGCAAGCGCGGCGCGCATGTGACCGACCCTTCCAACGCCAGCCGCACCCTGCTCTTCAACATCCACACTGGCCAGTGGGATGATGAACTGCTTGAAATCATCGGCGTGCCGCGCGCCATGCTGCCCGAAGTGGCTCCCTCCTCCAGTGTTATGGCTCAGACCCATCCCGAATTTTTCGGTCAGGCTGTGCCCATTGCGGGCGTGGCTGGCGACCAGCAGGCCGCTACCTACGGCAATGCCTGCATGACCGAAGGCATGGCCAAAAACACCTATGGCACGGGCTGCTTCCTGCTGCTCAACACCGGCACCAAGGCCCGCGAAAGCAAAAACAACATGCTGACCACCGTGGCGTGGGAAACGCCCAAGGGCCGTTATTACGCCCTTGAGGGCAGCGTTTTTGTGGGCGGCGCAGTGGTGCAGTGGCTGCGCGACGGCCTTGGCTTTATCCGCGATTCTTCTGAAATGGAAAGCCTTGCCATCACCGTGCCGGACAACGGCGGCGTGTACCTTGTGCCCGCCTTTGTGGGCATGGGCGCTCCTTACTGGGATCAGTACGCCCGAGGCACCATGGTGGGCATCACGCGCGGCACCAACCGCGGGCACATTGCCAGGGCGGCGATTGAATCCATTGCTCTGCAGACCCTCGACATCATGGAGGCCATGCAGAAAGACGCGGGCGTTCCCCTGACCACCCTGCGCGTGGACGGCGGCGCAAGCCGTAACAACATGCTCATGCAGTGCCAGGCCAACCTCACAGGCGTGGTTGTTGAGCGCCCCATGGTTACGGAAACAACCGCCCTTGGCGCGGCCTACCTTGCCGGTCTTGCTGTGGGATTCTGGGAAAGCGAAGAACAGCTCTGCGCCCAGTGGAAACTTGACCGCCGCTTTGAACCCAACATGCCCGAAGACCGTCGGCAGGAACTGCTGCACCAGTGGCACCGCGCTGTGGAGCGGGCCAGAAGCTGGATTGAAGAATAA
- a CDS encoding SxtJ family membrane protein: MQHRKLHFGFLPAAVSNKECADTAMAMTLICLLAVMFTKSLTLLPLALGLLLAGMIWPRLYSPLAKLWLGLSLLLGSIMSRLLLSGIFFVIVTPLALVMRLFGHDPMRRKGWKKSTDSTFVSRDHTFEAKDLEHPF, from the coding sequence ATGCAACACCGCAAACTACATTTCGGCTTTTTGCCTGCTGCCGTGAGCAACAAGGAATGCGCCGATACCGCTATGGCCATGACATTGATATGTCTGTTGGCCGTCATGTTTACCAAGTCGCTCACCCTGTTGCCCCTTGCTCTGGGGCTGCTGCTGGCGGGCATGATCTGGCCCCGTCTGTATTCGCCTTTGGCAAAGCTCTGGCTGGGTCTTTCCCTGCTGCTTGGCTCCATCATGTCGCGCCTGCTGCTGAGCGGCATATTTTTTGTTATTGTGACCCCGCTGGCTCTTGTCATGCGCCTTTTCGGGCATGACCCCATGCGCCGCAAAGGCTGGAAAAAAAGCACGGATTCCACCTTTGTTTCGCGCGACCATACCTTTGAAGCAAAAGATCTGGAACATCCGTTTTAG
- a CDS encoding MIP/aquaporin family protein, which translates to MTNLLGEFFGTMMLITFGAGVVACVLLKDSKGNGGGWIVITAGWGFAVMLGVFTSVALGAPQADLNPAVTLAKTMLGVYGASQAFVTMLAQIAGGFTGAAIVWLAYLPHWAPTEDPGLKLAVFSTAPAIRSYGQNFLCEVIGTFMLLFGIFAIFHTNNGTLPSGYGPYMVGILVWALGLSLGGPTGYAINPARDLGPRIAHAVLPIAGKGSSDWAYAWIPVCAPMVGAVLAYVVCKGIGLL; encoded by the coding sequence ATGACCAACCTTCTTGGTGAATTTTTTGGAACGATGATGCTGATTACCTTTGGTGCTGGCGTTGTTGCCTGCGTTTTGCTTAAAGACTCCAAGGGCAACGGCGGCGGCTGGATTGTTATTACCGCGGGCTGGGGTTTTGCCGTTATGCTCGGCGTATTTACCTCGGTGGCTCTGGGCGCGCCCCAGGCTGACCTCAATCCGGCCGTGACCCTGGCCAAAACCATGCTTGGCGTCTACGGCGCGAGTCAGGCTTTCGTAACCATGCTTGCGCAAATCGCTGGCGGTTTCACTGGCGCTGCCATTGTCTGGCTTGCCTACCTGCCCCACTGGGCACCCACTGAAGATCCAGGCCTCAAGCTGGCTGTTTTCAGCACCGCCCCTGCCATCCGCAGCTACGGTCAGAACTTCCTGTGCGAAGTTATCGGCACGTTCATGCTGCTTTTTGGCATCTTTGCCATTTTCCACACCAACAATGGCACCCTGCCTTCTGGTTACGGCCCCTACATGGTGGGCATCCTTGTGTGGGCTCTGGGCCTCAGCCTTGGCGGCCCCACCGGTTACGCCATCAACCCCGCCCGCGACCTTGGCCCCCGCATTGCGCATGCGGTGCTGCCCATTGCCGGCAAGGGTTCTTCTGACTGGGCCTATGCCTGGATTCCGGTGTGCGCTCCCATGGTCGGCGCTGTGCTTGCCTATGTTGTGTGCAAGGGCATAGGCCTGCTCTAG
- a CDS encoding SGNH/GDSL hydrolase family protein gives MLKRFLIFLFMLIAMLEVASYFYIKYINTNIQMPSYSLVNVNSKFWTFSDEHFGVWHHPSSTYLHKKPCFTAQYASNAFGMRDKERTKDADQPRVVILGDSFIEGWGNRSEDRLSNRLEASTGKEVLNFGTSGGFGTIQEWLQYKHMVKQFRHDVVLLGILPRNDFEDNSLDFYYTQDTDDYRPYLVGDYPDYKLFYPVKKLPQPTKVQSLAKSFKLTLLEWSCLYRVAIYLNDFKIENMKLVPRWTPENTNDPSGGSMYYSVPENEWNIMRYSLEQLVAEAGNRKVILFTIPAYQDFEHYDGKEPPLARKLRELAGRTGATYVDLMPAMLARGVKYPDLYFSCDKHWNAFGNAVAADILEPYVRDALQSSPAARGN, from the coding sequence ATGCTAAAAAGATTCCTGATTTTTCTGTTTATGCTGATAGCCATGCTTGAGGTGGCATCCTATTTCTACATCAAGTATATAAACACAAACATTCAGATGCCGTCTTACAGCCTGGTGAACGTTAACAGCAAGTTCTGGACGTTCAGCGACGAGCATTTTGGCGTATGGCACCACCCTTCATCCACATATTTGCACAAAAAGCCCTGCTTTACGGCCCAGTACGCTTCCAATGCCTTTGGCATGCGCGACAAGGAGCGCACCAAGGATGCAGACCAGCCGCGCGTTGTTATTCTGGGCGATTCTTTTATTGAAGGTTGGGGCAACAGGTCAGAAGACAGGCTCTCCAACCGGCTTGAGGCTTCGACCGGCAAGGAAGTGCTCAATTTTGGCACGTCCGGCGGCTTTGGCACCATTCAGGAATGGCTTCAATACAAGCATATGGTTAAACAGTTCAGGCACGATGTCGTTCTGCTGGGCATTCTGCCCCGCAATGATTTTGAAGATAACAGCCTGGATTTCTACTACACGCAGGACACGGACGATTACCGCCCATATCTGGTTGGCGATTATCCTGATTACAAGCTTTTTTACCCGGTTAAAAAGCTGCCCCAGCCTACAAAAGTTCAGTCCTTGGCAAAGAGCTTCAAGCTCACCCTGCTGGAATGGAGCTGTCTGTACCGGGTTGCTATTTACCTGAATGATTTCAAGATCGAAAACATGAAGCTTGTCCCTCGCTGGACACCCGAGAATACCAATGATCCTTCGGGCGGCTCCATGTACTATTCTGTGCCCGAGAACGAATGGAACATCATGCGCTATTCACTCGAGCAGCTTGTGGCCGAAGCGGGGAACCGCAAGGTTATTCTGTTCACCATTCCTGCCTATCAGGATTTTGAACACTATGACGGCAAGGAGCCGCCCCTTGCCCGCAAGCTGCGCGAACTGGCTGGCCGCACAGGCGCGACTTATGTGGACTTGATGCCTGCCATGCTTGCACGCGGCGTCAAATACCCCGACCTGTATTTCAGTTGCGACAAGCACTGGAATGCCTTTGGCAACGCTGTTGCCGCAGACATTCTTGAGCCATACGTGCGCGACGCCCTGCAATCATCCCCCGCTGCAAGAGGAAACTGA
- a CDS encoding peptide chain release factor 3, with protein sequence MQTNISSAMSREALRRRTFGIISHPDAGKTTLTEKLLLFGGAIQMAGAVKAKKAQRHATSDWMEVERERGISVSSSVMKFTYADHIINLLDTPGHQDFSEDTYRVLTAVDSALMVIDSVKGVETQTRKLMEVCRMRDTPILTFINKLDREGRDAFDLLSDIEQTLGIQAAPMTWPIGMGKSFQGVYDIERQAIRFFAEDGKKTSRPKEALVINGLNDPQLAELIGEDAAEQLRTEIDLLEGAGFPFDKELYLKGKQTPVFFGSAVNNFGVQELLDTLVRLAPGPIPRVAECATGERVVNPLEEDFSGVVFKIQANMDPAHRDRIAFMRICSGRFERGMKVKHHRIGKEVQLSRAITFMAQDREGVEDAWPGDIIGLHNHGTLKIGDTLTTSEVLKFTGIPNFSPEHFRRVQLADPLRSKQLAKGLKQLAEEGAIQVFRPITDSSHILGAVGVLQFDVIIARLKAEYGVIALYEPCPISAARWITSSDRAALESFKSDQQSNLAYDGDDCLAILSSSEWRLSRVIEEWPQITFHTTREIR encoded by the coding sequence ATGCAAACAAACATATCATCGGCCATGAGTCGCGAAGCGCTCAGACGCCGCACTTTCGGCATTATTTCCCACCCTGACGCAGGCAAGACAACCCTCACGGAAAAGCTGCTGCTGTTCGGCGGAGCCATCCAGATGGCGGGCGCGGTCAAGGCCAAAAAGGCCCAGCGCCATGCCACTTCTGACTGGATGGAAGTTGAACGCGAGCGCGGCATTTCCGTTTCATCCTCGGTGATGAAGTTCACCTACGCCGATCATATCATCAATCTGCTTGATACGCCCGGTCACCAGGACTTTTCGGAAGATACCTACCGCGTGCTCACGGCTGTGGACTCCGCCCTCATGGTCATTGACTCGGTCAAGGGTGTTGAAACGCAGACCCGCAAGCTCATGGAAGTGTGCCGCATGCGCGACACGCCCATTTTGACCTTTATCAACAAGCTTGACCGCGAAGGCCGCGATGCCTTTGACCTCTTGAGTGATATTGAGCAGACCCTGGGCATTCAGGCCGCGCCCATGACCTGGCCCATTGGCATGGGCAAGAGCTTTCAGGGCGTGTACGACATCGAGCGGCAGGCCATCCGTTTTTTTGCGGAGGACGGCAAAAAGACCTCCCGCCCCAAGGAAGCTCTGGTCATCAACGGACTGAACGATCCGCAACTTGCCGAACTGATTGGTGAAGACGCCGCCGAGCAACTGCGCACCGAGATTGACCTGCTGGAAGGCGCGGGCTTTCCTTTTGACAAGGAACTGTACCTCAAGGGCAAGCAGACGCCGGTGTTTTTTGGCAGCGCGGTCAACAATTTCGGCGTTCAGGAACTGCTCGACACTCTTGTACGTCTTGCCCCCGGCCCAATCCCCCGCGTGGCGGAATGCGCCACGGGCGAGCGCGTGGTCAATCCGCTTGAAGAAGATTTTTCCGGCGTTGTTTTCAAGATTCAGGCAAACATGGACCCCGCCCACCGTGACAGAATTGCCTTTATGCGCATATGTTCCGGCAGGTTCGAGCGCGGCATGAAGGTCAAGCACCACCGCATCGGCAAAGAGGTGCAGCTTTCGCGGGCAATCACCTTTATGGCGCAAGACCGTGAAGGCGTTGAAGATGCCTGGCCCGGCGACATTATCGGTTTGCATAACCACGGCACGCTGAAAATCGGCGACACGCTCACAACTTCAGAAGTGCTCAAGTTTACGGGTATTCCCAATTTCTCGCCCGAGCATTTTCGCCGCGTGCAGCTGGCAGACCCCCTGCGCTCCAAGCAGCTTGCCAAAGGCCTGAAACAGCTTGCGGAAGAAGGGGCCATTCAGGTTTTTCGCCCGATCACAGACAGCTCGCACATTCTTGGCGCGGTTGGCGTGCTGCAGTTTGACGTTATCATTGCCCGACTCAAGGCCGAATACGGCGTTATCGCCCTGTACGAGCCCTGCCCCATTTCTGCCGCGCGCTGGATAACCTCCAGTGACCGGGCGGCGCTGGAGTCCTTTAAATCCGACCAGCAGTCAAACCTCGCCTACGACGGCGACGACTGCCTTGCCATCCTTTCCAGCAGCGAATGGCGGCTCTCAAGAGTTATTGAAGAATGGCCGCAGATAACCTTTCACACCACACGTGAAATCAGATAA
- a CDS encoding DUF5989 family protein: MDFLKDLLQFFMQRKKFWLLPLVLVLLLFGVLVVMTSGSAIAPFIYSVF; encoded by the coding sequence ATGGATTTTCTTAAAGACCTGCTGCAATTTTTTATGCAGCGCAAAAAATTCTGGCTGCTTCCCCTTGTGCTCGTTCTGCTGCTGTTTGGCGTACTTGTGGTGATGACCAGCGGCTCGGCCATAGCGCCTTTTATTTATTCTGTTTTTTAA
- a CDS encoding methyl-accepting chemotaxis protein — protein MQLKVATRLWLGFGSIFFLILLSALIMRHNLSQADLLADTTADESMPLAMLAADMKLQTVQVQQFLSDVSATHSPDGYKEAQEAADTFHEHAKKFENKFALENNKKSQERLAALVKSFDAMYALGRKMADTYINQGIEAGNELMEDFDNATEALTIALEPFIEEQTGVASHNLDTLKDELAASLILQWVLTGISIITGSLGAFFTIRSFMAQLGAEPADVAEVARKIAHGDLEVDMSLHGSRKNCGLFAAMREMRDKLSESFTQASTRQAEAELQAETARKATAEAQQSKLMAERAKAEGMLQAAQQLEEVVEVISGAAEQLSTQITQSSRGADEQSNRVHETATAMEEMNATVLEVAKNAQLAAGVSGNAQKQTIEGVQIVSTAVENIKSIHAKSLAIKQDMGALGKQAEAIGQIMNVIADIADQTNLLALNAAIEAARAGDAGRGFAVVADEVRKLAEKTMTATREVGDAISGIQQGTRKNIDNVEDVGAAIEEATTLSARSGDALRQILEYVEHVNDQIQAIAAASEQQSATSEEINRSVEQVATISAETAQAMDHASKAVGALSQQAAALQGLIRDMKTNG, from the coding sequence ATGCAGTTAAAAGTAGCAACCCGGCTTTGGCTGGGCTTTGGTTCCATTTTTTTTCTGATACTGCTCAGCGCCTTGATTATGCGCCATAACCTGAGCCAGGCCGACCTCCTAGCCGACACGACGGCCGATGAAAGCATGCCGCTGGCCATGCTGGCTGCGGATATGAAGCTGCAAACCGTGCAGGTGCAGCAATTCCTGTCTGACGTTTCCGCAACGCACAGCCCTGATGGGTACAAAGAGGCGCAGGAAGCCGCCGATACCTTTCATGAGCATGCAAAAAAATTCGAAAACAAATTCGCTCTTGAGAACAACAAAAAATCACAGGAGAGGCTTGCCGCACTGGTCAAGTCGTTCGACGCCATGTACGCGCTGGGCCGCAAGATGGCTGATACTTACATCAACCAGGGCATAGAGGCTGGCAACGAACTCATGGAAGATTTCGACAATGCCACAGAAGCCCTCACAATTGCTCTGGAACCATTTATTGAAGAACAGACCGGCGTGGCAAGCCATAACCTGGACACGTTAAAGGACGAGCTTGCCGCAAGCCTGATCCTGCAATGGGTTCTGACCGGAATTTCAATTATTACTGGCTCGCTTGGGGCATTTTTTACAATCCGATCATTCATGGCGCAACTGGGAGCGGAACCTGCCGATGTAGCAGAAGTGGCGCGCAAAATTGCCCACGGCGATCTTGAAGTGGATATGAGCCTGCACGGCAGCCGTAAAAACTGCGGCCTGTTTGCCGCCATGCGCGAGATGCGCGACAAACTGAGCGAAAGCTTCACCCAGGCCTCAACGCGGCAGGCTGAGGCAGAACTGCAAGCCGAAACAGCCCGCAAGGCAACTGCCGAAGCCCAGCAATCAAAGCTGATGGCTGAAAGGGCCAAGGCGGAAGGCATGTTGCAGGCAGCCCAGCAACTTGAAGAAGTAGTTGAAGTAATCTCTGGCGCTGCGGAGCAGCTTTCTACGCAGATAACCCAATCCAGCCGTGGAGCGGATGAACAGTCAAACCGTGTGCACGAAACTGCCACCGCCATGGAAGAAATGAATGCGACAGTGCTTGAGGTTGCCAAAAATGCCCAACTCGCAGCAGGGGTTTCTGGCAACGCTCAAAAACAGACCATTGAAGGCGTGCAGATTGTGAGCACTGCGGTTGAGAACATTAAGTCCATTCATGCAAAATCATTGGCAATCAAGCAGGATATGGGGGCATTGGGCAAACAGGCCGAAGCCATTGGGCAGATCATGAACGTCATTGCGGATATTGCCGACCAGACAAACCTGCTTGCGCTCAACGCCGCCATTGAGGCTGCCCGTGCTGGCGATGCAGGCCGGGGCTTTGCCGTGGTGGCTGATGAAGTGCGCAAACTTGCAGAAAAAACCATGACAGCCACCCGTGAAGTTGGGGATGCCATCAGCGGCATTCAGCAAGGCACGAGAAAAAATATTGATAATGTGGAAGACGTGGGCGCAGCCATTGAAGAGGCAACCACGCTCTCTGCCCGTTCTGGCGACGCATTGCGGCAAATACTTGAGTATGTAGAGCATGTTAACGATCAAATCCAGGCAATTGCCGCTGCAAGCGAGCAGCAGTCGGCAACCAGCGAAGAAATCAACAGATCAGTCGAGCAAGTCGCAACCATTTCTGCCGAAACAGCGCAGGCTATGGATCACGCAAGCAAGGCAGTGGGTGCCCTCTCCCAGCAGGCGGCTGCACTGCAAGGCCTTATACGCGACATGAAAACTAACGGCTGA
- a CDS encoding HD-GYP domain-containing protein, translating to MLCHSRLNLAESATRREKLVPCSSAVTEIIHQLAESLGKAIDAKDTYTLAHSEEVAIISQALALAMGLGHQAADIIHVAGHLHDLGKIGVPDDILAKTSALTPKEWLAIRRHPDMGADILAPIACLRDCGIVDMVRAHHERFDGNGYPQGLKGGHIPLGARIITVADSLSAMLQSRPYRQAKSFDEACREIIKGTGSQFDPDVVKAFMSIRDRLRDLVAMLRVD from the coding sequence ATGTTGTGTCATTCTCGCCTTAACCTTGCCGAAAGCGCCACCCGCCGCGAAAAACTCGTTCCTTGCAGCTCTGCGGTGACAGAAATCATCCACCAGCTTGCTGAATCACTCGGCAAGGCCATAGACGCCAAGGATACCTATACCCTCGCCCATTCAGAAGAAGTTGCCATCATTTCGCAGGCTTTGGCCCTTGCGATGGGCCTGGGGCACCAGGCTGCCGATATAATCCATGTGGCTGGTCACCTGCATGATCTTGGCAAAATTGGTGTTCCTGACGACATTCTGGCCAAAACATCCGCTCTTACTCCCAAGGAATGGCTGGCAATCCGCAGGCATCCAGACATGGGGGCCGACATTCTTGCTCCCATAGCCTGCCTTCGGGATTGCGGCATTGTGGATATGGTGCGCGCCCACCACGAACGTTTTGACGGCAACGGTTACCCACAGGGGCTTAAAGGCGGGCATATTCCCCTGGGCGCGCGCATTATCACCGTGGCAGACAGTCTTTCTGCCATGCTGCAATCACGTCCCTACCGCCAGGCCAAAAGCTTTGACGAGGCCTGCCGTGAAATCATCAAAGGCACTGGCAGCCAGTTTGACCCGGATGTGGTCAAAGCCTTTATGAGCATCAGGGACAGGTTGCGCGACCTTGTTGCCATGTTGCGTGTGGACTGA
- a CDS encoding methyl-accepting chemotaxis protein, whose translation MLGSNIDKDLKQIDTAIAAVKKHFATLSSLKLPADSKALTDKAHEAAIAFMNNGQSLVAPLKDIPADQRYLTYKTYEKEATPYAVAFREHFEKFYANITTLAETAMAEMNDDIASRRTLMWIEFIFAICLVYCAGYFLTNRDLRAMRQCVSFASTLGAQQSDERLAAGSFASLSTLALALNSTADNLATYRKASSTAQTEAEYDREEARKALAEAQKAQALAENAKSEGMLHAARQLENVVEIVSSASQDLAVKIDQSRSGADDQSGRVRETATAMEQMNATVREVAQNAQQAAGIADQTRQQALEGAQIVNDAVKGIESVHTQSLAIRQDMDVLGKQAESIGQVMGVIADIADQTNLLALNAAIEAARAGDAGRGFAVVADEVRKLAEKTMSATQEVGRAIGDIQAGTRKNILNVEQSASAIEEATKLSIRSGDSLKQILELVHLVNDQVQAIAAASEQQSAASEEINKSVEQVATISAETAQTMENAAHAVDGLAQQAQVLQGLIRDMKNQG comes from the coding sequence ATGCTTGGCAGCAATATTGACAAAGATCTCAAGCAAATAGACACAGCCATTGCCGCCGTTAAAAAACACTTTGCCACACTCTCCTCCCTCAAGCTGCCCGCAGACTCCAAAGCTTTGACGGATAAAGCTCATGAGGCGGCCATTGCATTCATGAACAACGGGCAGAGCCTTGTTGCTCCCTTAAAGGATATCCCCGCGGACCAGCGCTACCTCACCTACAAAACCTATGAAAAGGAAGCCACGCCCTATGCCGTGGCATTTCGCGAACATTTTGAAAAATTTTACGCAAATATTACCACCCTTGCTGAAACAGCCATGGCCGAAATGAATGATGACATCGCATCGCGGCGCACCCTGATGTGGATCGAATTTATTTTTGCCATTTGCCTGGTGTATTGCGCAGGATATTTCCTGACCAACAGGGATCTGCGCGCCATGCGCCAGTGTGTGTCTTTTGCCTCTACCCTTGGCGCCCAGCAGTCAGATGAACGCCTCGCTGCCGGAAGTTTTGCCAGCCTGAGCACTCTGGCTCTGGCGCTGAACAGCACGGCAGACAATCTGGCAACCTACCGCAAGGCTTCTTCCACTGCACAGACCGAAGCCGAGTATGACCGCGAAGAAGCCAGAAAAGCCCTTGCGGAAGCCCAAAAAGCGCAAGCTCTTGCAGAGAACGCCAAAAGCGAAGGGATGCTCCACGCTGCCCGCCAACTGGAAAATGTGGTCGAAATTGTCTCCAGCGCTTCGCAGGATCTTGCGGTCAAGATAGACCAATCCCGCAGCGGAGCTGACGATCAGTCAGGCCGTGTGCGTGAAACAGCCACGGCCATGGAGCAAATGAATGCCACCGTGCGCGAAGTTGCCCAAAATGCGCAACAGGCCGCCGGCATTGCAGACCAGACCCGACAACAGGCGCTGGAAGGCGCGCAGATTGTCAACGATGCGGTCAAGGGCATTGAGTCGGTGCACACGCAATCCCTTGCCATCCGGCAGGATATGGACGTGCTGGGCAAGCAGGCCGAAAGCATCGGGCAGGTGATGGGCGTTATTGCCGACATTGCCGACCAGACCAACCTGCTTGCGCTCAACGCCGCCATAGAAGCCGCCCGGGCAGGCGATGCCGGGCGCGGCTTTGCCGTTGTTGCTGATGAAGTGCGCAAACTGGCGGAAAAAACCATGTCTGCCACTCAGGAGGTGGGTCGGGCCATTGGCGATATTCAGGCCGGGACGCGAAAAAATATTCTGAATGTGGAACAGAGCGCCAGCGCCATTGAGGAGGCGACCAAGCTTTCCATTCGCTCTGGCGATTCGCTTAAGCAGATTCTTGAGCTTGTTCACCTGGTGAATGATCAGGTACAGGCCATTGCCGCTGCAAGCGAACAGCAATCTGCCGCCAGTGAGGAGATCAACAAGTCTGTTGAGCAGGTTGCAACCATCTCTGCCGAAACGGCTCAGACAATGGAAAATGCCGCGCATGCCGTTGATGGTCTTGCGCAGCAGGCGCAGGTGCTGCAAGGGCTTATCCGCGACATGAAAAATCAGGGCTGA